From the genome of Gracilibacillus salitolerans, one region includes:
- a CDS encoding sensor histidine kinase yields MKHTDRTLDYIIDEMIDTVKNSKDEVFEIAEESRKEYETLEHELAILKEDVATVIEEGDLLEKKVKLARKKLAEVSKNFKEYSEDKIRKVYDQAHQLQTDLVVTRDKEKVLRERRDEIELRLKSIEQMVERAEGLVGKISIVLNYLNEDFKEVSDLISDAHQKQEFGLKIIEAQEEERRRLSREMHDGPAQMLANIMLRSEIVDRTFKKGDVDSAVKEMRNVRVMIRDSLYEVRRIIYDLRPMALDDLGLIPTIKKYIRTLEDQHPNIRFKYQSSNERLHSHYEVALFRLIQESIQNAMKHAEAELIVVELDISNERVVATITDNGKGFEQSEKKDKSFGIIGMHERVEILGGELKINSKKGTGTRVSIMIPVEQDTTTAN; encoded by the coding sequence ATGAAACATACAGATCGTACATTAGATTATATAATAGACGAGATGATAGATACAGTAAAAAATAGTAAGGATGAAGTCTTTGAAATTGCCGAAGAATCTCGTAAGGAATATGAAACATTAGAGCATGAATTAGCAATTTTGAAGGAAGATGTAGCAACGGTTATTGAAGAAGGAGATTTGCTTGAAAAGAAAGTAAAGCTAGCTAGAAAGAAACTAGCCGAAGTAAGTAAAAACTTCAAAGAATATTCAGAAGATAAAATCAGGAAAGTATACGACCAAGCCCATCAGCTTCAAACAGATTTAGTTGTAACACGTGATAAGGAAAAAGTGCTTAGAGAAAGACGAGATGAAATTGAGCTACGTCTAAAATCAATCGAACAAATGGTGGAACGAGCAGAAGGATTAGTCGGAAAAATTTCAATTGTGTTGAATTATTTAAACGAAGACTTTAAGGAAGTTTCCGATTTAATCAGTGATGCGCATCAAAAGCAAGAATTTGGTTTGAAAATTATCGAAGCGCAAGAAGAAGAGCGTCGCCGGCTATCAAGAGAAATGCATGATGGACCAGCACAGATGTTGGCAAATATTATGCTGCGATCTGAAATAGTCGACCGCACCTTTAAAAAAGGCGATGTAGACAGTGCAGTTAAAGAAATGCGCAATGTAAGAGTCATGATTCGCGATTCTTTATATGAAGTAAGACGGATTATCTATGACTTACGCCCAATGGCACTGGATGATTTAGGATTAATACCGACCATTAAAAAGTACATAAGGACATTAGAAGATCAACATCCTAATATCCGGTTCAAGTATCAGTCGAGTAACGAGCGGTTACATAGTCATTATGAAGTAGCCTTATTCCGCTTAATACAAGAGTCGATACAAAATGCAATGAAACATGCAGAAGCAGAACTGATTGTAGTAGAGTTAGACATTTCTAATGAAAGAGTTGTCGCTACGATCACGGATAATGGTAAGGGATTTGAACAATCCGAGAAAAAAGATAAATCTTTTGGTATAATAGGCATGCACGAGCGTGTTGAGATTCTCGGAGGAGAGCTGAAGATTAACAGTAAAAAAGGAACAGGTACGAGAGTTAGTATAATGATTCCTGTTGAGCAAGACACTACTACTGCAAATTAA
- a CDS encoding response regulator transcription factor: MTTNIVLIDDHKLFREGVKRILELETGFNVLAEGDDGSMATELVKKYKPDVVLMDINMPGVNGVEATAELLERYPGVKVIILSIHDDENYVTHALKSGAQGYLLKEMDSDALIDAISVVSEGGSYLHPKVTHNLVKEYRRLVSEEDALYDSDTSLSKLKEVEHRKPLHLLTRRECQVLQLLAEGKSNKGISESLYISEKTVKNHVSSILQKMKVKDRTQAVVIAIKKGWVEIL, from the coding sequence ATGACAACCAACATTGTATTAATTGATGATCACAAGTTGTTTCGTGAAGGGGTTAAAAGGATATTAGAATTAGAGACTGGCTTTAATGTATTGGCAGAAGGTGATGACGGATCCATGGCTACGGAACTTGTTAAAAAGTACAAGCCAGATGTAGTATTAATGGATATTAACATGCCTGGTGTCAATGGGGTAGAGGCAACGGCTGAGTTATTAGAACGTTACCCTGGAGTTAAAGTTATTATTCTTTCGATTCATGATGACGAAAATTACGTTACGCACGCCCTGAAATCAGGTGCACAAGGTTACTTACTAAAAGAAATGGACTCTGACGCATTGATTGACGCCATTTCCGTTGTGTCTGAAGGTGGCTCTTATCTCCATCCAAAAGTCACACATAATTTAGTAAAGGAATATCGTCGTTTAGTTTCAGAAGAAGATGCATTATATGATTCTGACACATCGCTTTCGAAATTAAAAGAAGTAGAACATCGTAAACCACTTCATTTACTAACAAGACGTGAATGCCAAGTATTGCAGCTACTTGCAGAAGGTAAAAGTAACAAAGGGATCTCAGAATCTCTTTATATAAGTGAAAAAACCGTCAAAAACCATGTAAGTAGTATCCTGCAAAAAATGAAAGTAAAAGATCGTACCCAAGCAGTTGTCATAGCCATTAAAAAAGGCTGGGTAGAAATTTTATAA